The following are encoded together in the Luoshenia tenuis genome:
- a CDS encoding MFS transporter, with the protein MDNLTESKVRLDRRGRIIPPHRKLLAYFSSLEFFFWAAMATNSFVVVYLSAKGMSNVGIGIVLALNNLMTIVGQPIWGVVSDKMGSTRKVLIICVAGASLMSVILPLAYGDIPMATVMAVMTFFRMPLTALVDSWVIQTTNESQAQGMRLNYGSIRLWGSIGFAAASFSYYWLINQGGAPYETAFYGFVFFGAVMIVLCLMLKSDKKKASVPLKNLHIGRLFKDYYFITFMLFYMCISMPVNFGASFLPKLVEAVGAHSEEIGMVVAVKALMEVPMLFLSAKLAKRFSLIKIIFTVAALYMIEQFLYFFAQNVFQIILVQCLHGMAFGLYLSCTVSYIFSIVPRELNATGQTLCAAASGVSAMIGSSVSGWIIDLWGIRMLYVFGGVVQLVAVVFFLLSFPIGKMLGLQHPNPATLRRAGEL; encoded by the coding sequence ATGGATAATTTAACCGAGTCAAAAGTGAGATTGGACCGGCGGGGGCGGATCATCCCCCCCCACCGGAAACTGTTGGCGTATTTCAGCAGCCTGGAGTTTTTCTTCTGGGCCGCTATGGCGACCAACTCTTTTGTCGTCGTTTATTTAAGCGCCAAGGGTATGAGCAATGTGGGCATCGGTATCGTGCTGGCGCTCAATAACTTGATGACCATCGTCGGCCAGCCGATCTGGGGCGTGGTCAGCGACAAGATGGGTTCTACCCGCAAAGTGCTCATCATCTGTGTAGCCGGCGCCAGCTTGATGTCGGTCATCCTGCCGCTGGCTTACGGCGATATTCCCATGGCCACCGTCATGGCGGTGATGACCTTTTTCCGCATGCCGCTGACGGCCCTGGTGGATAGTTGGGTGATCCAGACCACCAATGAATCCCAGGCGCAGGGCATGCGCCTAAACTACGGTTCCATCCGCCTGTGGGGGTCTATCGGCTTTGCTGCCGCCTCTTTCTCTTATTATTGGCTGATCAACCAAGGCGGCGCGCCCTATGAAACCGCGTTCTACGGCTTTGTATTCTTCGGCGCGGTGATGATCGTGCTGTGCCTGATGCTCAAGAGCGATAAGAAAAAGGCGTCCGTACCGCTTAAAAACCTGCATATCGGCCGGCTTTTTAAAGATTACTATTTTATCACCTTCATGCTCTTTTACATGTGCATCAGCATGCCGGTAAACTTCGGCGCCTCCTTCCTCCCCAAACTGGTCGAGGCTGTGGGCGCCCACTCCGAGGAGATCGGCATGGTGGTAGCGGTCAAGGCGCTGATGGAAGTGCCCATGCTCTTCCTTTCGGCAAAGCTTGCCAAGCGCTTTAGCCTGATCAAGATCATCTTTACAGTCGCTGCGCTTTATATGATCGAGCAATTCCTTTACTTCTTCGCGCAGAACGTGTTCCAGATCATTTTGGTTCAGTGCCTGCACGGTATGGCCTTTGGCCTGTATTTAAGCTGCACGGTCAGCTACATTTTCAGCATCGTTCCCCGGGAGCTCAACGCCACCGGCCAAACGCTGTGCGCGGCGGCCTCGGGCGTCAGCGCCATGATCGGCAGCTCTGTAAGCGGCTGGATCATCGACCTTTGGGGCATCCGCATGCTCTATGTATTCGGCGGCGTGGTGCAGCTGGTCGCGGTGGTCTTCTTCTTGCTCTCCTTCCCCATTGGCAAAATGCTGGGGCTGCAGCATCCTAACCCAGCCACGCTGCGGCGCGCCGGCGAACTATAG
- the polA gene encoding DNA polymerase I, translating to MAETLVVIDGYSLMHRAFYALPILSNKNGIYTNAVYGFCSMLFKIVADYAPSYLAVAFDHKGPTFRHNTFEAYKAGRKATPEELRPQFDLLREVLEAMEIPCYELAGYEADDIMGTFSRLAEEKMVPCLLVTGDRDAWQLIGNMTRVLFTRKGISQVECLDTAGLVGLAGVTPDQVPDLKGLMGDASDNIPGLPGVGEKTALKLLGQFGTLENVLENPDQVSGKKLQATIKEFGDQARMSKQLATIDREVPLHLDFAACLLQWPPPQKALDKFESLEMRSLLGRLPQAQTNGGDKAPVAEIQRQRLTTLEALADCVASLKDPVALTLTPDALTLADSTEREYTVALKQSLLDEAEALDVQAAVQAIQGFLEDDKRPKVLHEAKKLYHLLLTMGVTLRGIAYDTAISAYLLNATAASYPLNQLLEEAGLGSEQQGAAMLMRLKSVQSDEMAKLQLQKLFDTVEMPLVDVLIEMETQGFKIDSEALRTTGERFADRLALLADEIYTHAQGKFNINSTKQLGEVLFEKLSLPHGRKTKTGYSTDNEVLEGLRGMHPIIEQVIEYRQLMKLKSTYIDGMLAVIDRRDQKIHTSFQQTVTATGRISSTEPNLQNIPVRTDMGRELRRFFVASAPERVLVDADYSQIELRVLAHMSGDATLIDAFQKGQDIHTRTAAEMWGVPMDAVTGQMRSNAKAINFGIVYGISDFGLARNTGISRTQAAQFIEKYFETYPGVKAYMDEAVANAKDAGYVTTLLGRRRPLPELHAKNYNQRAFGERVAMNAPIQGTAADIIKLAMIAVNSALRKADMDAHLILQVHDELIVDAAAQLQDTVAALMRREMEQVLALKVPLAVDVHAGYTWYDAK from the coding sequence AGGAGCTCAGGCCCCAGTTTGACCTGCTGCGTGAAGTGCTAGAGGCGATGGAGATTCCCTGTTATGAGCTGGCGGGCTACGAGGCGGACGACATCATGGGCACCTTTTCGCGCCTGGCGGAGGAAAAAATGGTGCCCTGCCTGCTGGTCACGGGGGACCGGGACGCCTGGCAGCTGATCGGCAACATGACCCGGGTGTTGTTTACCCGCAAGGGCATCAGCCAGGTGGAGTGTCTGGATACGGCAGGCCTTGTGGGGCTGGCCGGGGTGACGCCGGATCAGGTGCCCGACCTTAAGGGGTTGATGGGCGATGCGTCCGATAATATCCCCGGGCTCCCGGGCGTGGGGGAAAAGACGGCGCTGAAGCTGCTGGGCCAGTTCGGCACGCTGGAAAACGTGCTGGAGAACCCAGATCAGGTATCGGGAAAAAAGCTGCAGGCCACCATCAAAGAGTTTGGAGACCAGGCCCGTATGAGCAAACAGCTGGCCACCATCGACCGGGAGGTGCCGCTGCACCTGGATTTTGCCGCCTGCCTTTTACAGTGGCCCCCGCCGCAAAAAGCGCTGGATAAGTTTGAAAGCCTGGAGATGCGCAGCCTGCTGGGGCGTTTGCCCCAGGCGCAGACCAATGGAGGCGATAAGGCGCCGGTAGCCGAGATCCAGCGCCAGCGGCTGACCACGTTAGAGGCGCTGGCGGATTGTGTCGCGTCTTTGAAGGACCCGGTCGCCCTGACGTTGACGCCGGATGCGCTGACCCTTGCCGACAGTACAGAGCGGGAATATACGGTAGCCCTGAAGCAGTCCTTGCTGGACGAGGCCGAGGCGCTGGACGTACAGGCAGCCGTGCAGGCGATTCAGGGCTTTTTAGAGGATGACAAGCGGCCTAAAGTGCTGCATGAGGCTAAAAAACTATATCATTTGCTGCTCACGATGGGCGTGACCCTGCGCGGGATCGCCTATGACACCGCTATTTCCGCCTACCTGCTGAACGCTACGGCGGCCTCGTATCCGCTCAACCAGCTGTTGGAAGAGGCGGGGCTGGGCAGCGAGCAGCAGGGCGCAGCCATGCTGATGCGGCTGAAAAGCGTGCAGAGCGATGAAATGGCGAAGCTGCAGCTGCAAAAGCTGTTTGATACCGTGGAGATGCCGCTGGTCGACGTATTGATCGAGATGGAAACGCAGGGCTTTAAGATCGACAGCGAGGCGTTGCGCACCACGGGTGAGCGCTTTGCCGACCGGCTGGCGCTTTTGGCCGATGAGATCTATACGCATGCCCAGGGCAAATTCAACATCAACTCCACCAAGCAGCTGGGCGAAGTATTGTTTGAAAAATTAAGCCTGCCCCATGGACGAAAGACCAAGACGGGCTATTCCACGGATAACGAAGTGCTGGAAGGCCTGCGGGGGATGCACCCGATCATCGAGCAGGTCATCGAATACCGGCAGCTGATGAAGCTGAAAAGCACCTATATCGACGGGATGCTGGCGGTGATCGACCGCAGGGATCAAAAGATCCACACCAGCTTCCAGCAGACAGTGACGGCTACGGGGCGCATCAGCTCCACCGAGCCCAACTTGCAAAACATTCCGGTGCGCACCGATATGGGCCGGGAACTGCGGCGCTTTTTCGTCGCCTCCGCCCCGGAAAGGGTGCTGGTGGACGCCGATTACTCTCAGATCGAACTGCGGGTACTGGCGCACATGTCCGGAGACGCTACGCTGATCGACGCCTTCCAAAAGGGGCAGGATATCCATACCCGCACGGCAGCTGAGATGTGGGGCGTACCCATGGACGCGGTAACCGGGCAGATGCGTTCAAACGCCAAGGCCATCAACTTTGGTATCGTCTATGGCATCAGCGATTTTGGTCTGGCCCGCAATACCGGGATATCCCGCACACAGGCCGCCCAGTTTATCGAAAAGTATTTTGAGACTTATCCTGGCGTAAAGGCCTATATGGATGAGGCTGTGGCCAACGCCAAAGATGCGGGGTATGTGACCACCTTGCTGGGCCGGCGCCGGCCGCTGCCCGAGCTGCATGCCAAAAACTATAACCAACGCGCCTTTGGCGAGCGCGTGGCTATGAACGCGCCCATCCAGGGGACGGCTGCGGATATCATCAAGCTTGCGATGATCGCGGTCAACAGCGCGCTGCGCAAGGCGGACATGGACGCGCACCTGATCTTGCAGGTGCACGATGAATTGATCGTAGATGCGGCGGCGCAGCTGCAGGATACCGTCGCTGCGTTGATGCGCCGCGAGATGGAGCAGGTTCTGGCGCTGAAAGTTCCCCTTGCGGTAGACGTACACGCTGGCTATACTTGGTATGACGCTAAATAG
- a CDS encoding ABC transporter substrate-binding protein produces MLNALKTLMNNIRSYISSKRPWRAMAAMMIALSLTAGCVAVDESAQVIQAPTPTPSAVQPIAGGTLKLGMDQNITTLHPLKTKNRSVMNALSLVFEGLVRLDDTGKPIAALAEKWELQEGEDGSLAWVFTLRQGVSFHQGGELKAADVVYSFNAIKALGEGSYWSAGLSGATACEAVDDYTVKIHVQTPSYAIIGGMNFPVIPQSYYAQRESDPLCLPNGTGAYVCQSYAQQEGMKLAANESWWRPRAKFDAVEVLPYATQEDMHKAFELGQLDCIDTDSVLTGQYQSASLRAGAKEYTAHTLDALIFNYQNTLVQNEAFRAGIAYAIDAKNIANTTYQNHALITEGLIPQDSWLYSNQHKAFEHSKEVALAQFQAAGLSYDAQTQTLRQGGLPVSLTLLVCDDISNPYMRYAAETLQDQLAQVGITVVLDLQGADGYDKKLKEHTYDLAMVRYTVGATMDWSFAFDTESPNYCGYRSATISQALEDIAQQRDEKGYKQAVSQLEQCFVYEFPFISLFYRTNTLLTQEKLYTNDTAPLDLNSYHGMDKWMRTP; encoded by the coding sequence ATGTTAAACGCGTTAAAAACGCTTATGAACAATATCAGATCCTATATCAGCTCTAAACGCCCATGGCGGGCGATGGCGGCGATGATGATCGCCCTGTCCCTTACGGCAGGATGCGTAGCCGTAGATGAGAGCGCCCAGGTTATCCAGGCGCCTACGCCCACGCCTTCCGCCGTGCAGCCGATAGCCGGCGGGACGCTGAAGCTGGGGATGGATCAAAACATCACCACGCTCCACCCGCTCAAAACGAAAAACCGCTCGGTGATGAACGCGCTCTCCCTGGTCTTTGAAGGGCTTGTGCGCCTGGACGATACCGGCAAACCCATCGCCGCGCTGGCGGAAAAGTGGGAATTGCAGGAGGGGGAGGACGGCAGCCTGGCCTGGGTCTTTACCCTGCGCCAGGGGGTGAGCTTTCACCAGGGAGGAGAGCTCAAGGCCGCGGATGTAGTTTATAGCTTTAATGCCATCAAGGCACTGGGCGAGGGCAGCTATTGGTCTGCCGGGCTTTCAGGCGCCACCGCCTGCGAAGCGGTAGATGATTATACCGTTAAAATACACGTGCAAACCCCCAGTTACGCGATCATAGGGGGAATGAACTTCCCTGTGATCCCGCAAAGCTATTATGCGCAGCGGGAGAGCGACCCGCTCTGCCTGCCCAATGGCACCGGCGCGTATGTATGCCAAAGCTACGCGCAGCAGGAGGGGATGAAGCTGGCCGCCAACGAAAGCTGGTGGCGGCCTCGCGCCAAATTTGACGCGGTAGAGGTTTTGCCCTATGCTACGCAGGAGGACATGCACAAGGCATTTGAGCTGGGGCAGCTGGACTGTATCGACACCGACAGCGTGCTGACCGGGCAATATCAAAGCGCGTCACTCCGGGCGGGCGCTAAGGAGTACACGGCCCACACGCTGGATGCGCTGATCTTCAACTATCAAAATACCCTGGTGCAAAACGAGGCGTTCCGGGCGGGGATCGCCTATGCCATCGATGCGAAAAATATAGCGAACACGACCTATCAAAACCATGCGCTGATCACTGAAGGACTGATCCCCCAGGATAGCTGGCTGTACTCAAACCAGCATAAGGCATTTGAGCATAGCAAGGAGGTAGCCCTGGCCCAGTTTCAGGCTGCGGGGCTTAGCTACGACGCGCAGACGCAGACCTTACGTCAGGGCGGCCTGCCCGTCAGCCTTACGTTATTGGTCTGTGATGATATTTCAAACCCATATATGCGCTACGCGGCAGAGACCCTGCAAGACCAGCTGGCCCAGGTGGGCATTACCGTTGTGCTTGACCTGCAAGGTGCGGATGGGTATGATAAAAAGCTGAAGGAGCATACCTACGACTTGGCGATGGTACGCTATACCGTAGGCGCAACTATGGATTGGAGCTTTGCCTTTGACACGGAATCCCCTAATTACTGCGGATACCGTTCGGCGACGATCTCGCAAGCCCTGGAGGATATCGCCCAGCAGCGGGATGAAAAGGGATATAAGCAGGCGGTTTCCCAGCTGGAACAGTGCTTTGTTTATGAGTTTCCCTTTATCAGCCTTTTTTATAGGACCAATACGTTGCTGACACAGGAAAAACTGTATACCAACGATACCGCTCCGCTGGACTTGAATAGTTATCACGGTATGGATAAATGGATGCGTACGCCCTAA
- the coaE gene encoding dephospho-CoA kinase (Dephospho-CoA kinase (CoaE) performs the final step in coenzyme A biosynthesis.) has product MKIIGLTGGIASGKSTVAQHLGALGAVIVDADAISRALSQPGGSMYNAIMHTFGPEYRAENGQLDRKKLGACVFADPAQLAKLNAISHPLIRAEIGRQIAQAREGGAPAVIIDAPVLLESGMQDMVQEVWLAVLPVEEQISRVMARDGATKDAAQARIAAQWPLEEKKKYADVCIDTSGTIADTCRIVDKIWIERVQNSGNGAEKNE; this is encoded by the coding sequence ATGAAGATTATAGGGCTGACAGGCGGCATCGCCTCGGGCAAGTCTACCGTCGCGCAGCATCTTGGGGCGCTGGGCGCCGTAATCGTGGACGCGGACGCTATTTCGCGGGCGCTGTCCCAGCCGGGCGGCAGCATGTATAATGCAATTATGCACACATTTGGACCGGAATACCGGGCTGAAAACGGCCAGCTGGACCGCAAAAAGCTGGGGGCCTGCGTATTTGCCGATCCGGCGCAGCTGGCCAAACTCAATGCCATCAGCCATCCGCTCATCCGCGCGGAGATCGGCCGGCAGATCGCTCAGGCGCGCGAGGGGGGAGCCCCCGCTGTCATTATAGACGCGCCGGTTTTGCTGGAGAGCGGTATGCAGGATATGGTGCAGGAAGTGTGGCTGGCCGTATTGCCGGTGGAGGAGCAGATTTCCCGGGTTATGGCGCGGGATGGCGCGACAAAAGATGCGGCACAGGCGCGCATTGCGGCCCAGTGGCCGCTGGAAGAAAAGAAAAAATATGCCGATGTCTGCATTGATACTTCGGGGACGATAGCGGATACGTGCCGCATCGTCGATAAGATTTGGATAGAAAGGGTTCAAAACAGTGGCAACGGGGCCGAAAAAAACGAATAA
- a CDS encoding DUF3842 family protein translates to MDIAIIDGQGGGVGRALVTAIRKEWGDSVHLLALGTNATATAAMLRAGADEGATGENPILFNAGKVDIILGPIGIILANALLGELTPRIACAVAESPAQKILVPVNRCHVIIAGLTPPPLPEAIDQAMACLRQMIAALDK, encoded by the coding sequence ATGGATATTGCAATTATCGACGGACAGGGCGGCGGCGTGGGCCGTGCGCTGGTTACCGCAATCCGTAAAGAATGGGGTGACTCGGTGCACCTCCTTGCGCTGGGCACCAACGCCACAGCCACCGCAGCCATGTTGCGCGCCGGCGCAGACGAAGGGGCGACTGGCGAAAACCCTATCCTGTTTAACGCAGGAAAAGTGGATATAATTCTGGGCCCTATCGGTATCATTTTGGCCAACGCGCTGTTAGGCGAGCTGACACCCAGAATCGCCTGCGCCGTAGCGGAGAGCCCGGCACAAAAGATCTTGGTGCCGGTCAACCGCTGCCATGTGATCATCGCCGGCCTTACCCCGCCTCCATTGCCTGAGGCGATCGACCAGGCGATGGCCTGCCTGCGGCAGATGATCGCGGCTTTAGACAAATAA
- a CDS encoding MGDG synthase family glycosyltransferase, whose translation MTEEQIDVLVIYSSFGTGHLQVARTVKDYLARLHPEWKIECVDQLDVIRSPIQNIGRKLYNRMDRLYRPLYAFGYYITKNVPMGNWTKKAGRIYDAKMFGEYIARRMPRLIVSVFPAVNGACALLKNLGMNIPIASIVTDAAVHAEWLYREVSLYFVMDEQTREGCIKYGIEPERIFATGIPTRTIFEKQYDRAETRRKYGMDPDLPALMISAGGMGFIDTMKTMVRHAQETELPIQVVLITGRNQKAMQIMKEYAKEAKIKIILPGYVENMAEMMQACDAILTKPGGLTMSEVLVCGLPMIAYDPVPGQETANLRFLTQHGAARHLKSCSQMKQMLEDVLFNEETRRSMREACLRISCPKAGQISAEKMAALVEEVEE comes from the coding sequence ATGACGGAAGAACAGATCGATGTACTGGTGATATATTCCAGCTTCGGTACCGGACATTTGCAGGTGGCCAGGACCGTAAAGGACTATTTGGCACGCCTGCATCCGGAGTGGAAGATCGAATGCGTCGACCAGTTGGACGTGATCCGTTCACCGATCCAGAACATCGGGCGTAAGCTATATAACCGGATGGATCGGCTCTATCGGCCCTTATATGCCTTTGGTTACTACATTACCAAAAATGTGCCCATGGGGAACTGGACCAAAAAGGCCGGCAGGATATATGACGCCAAGATGTTTGGTGAATATATCGCCCGGCGCATGCCGCGGTTGATCGTTTCGGTATTTCCGGCCGTCAATGGCGCCTGTGCGCTGCTTAAAAACCTGGGGATGAATATCCCTATTGCCTCCATTGTAACGGATGCGGCCGTGCACGCGGAGTGGCTCTATCGTGAGGTCAGCCTCTATTTCGTTATGGATGAGCAGACGCGCGAGGGATGCATCAAATATGGCATTGAGCCAGAGCGCATTTTTGCCACGGGTATCCCCACGCGCACCATTTTTGAAAAGCAGTACGACCGGGCTGAAACGCGGCGCAAATATGGCATGGACCCGGATCTACCGGCGCTGATGATCAGCGCCGGGGGGATGGGCTTTATCGATACCATGAAGACCATGGTGCGCCATGCGCAGGAGACGGAGCTGCCCATCCAGGTGGTGCTGATCACCGGGCGCAACCAAAAGGCCATGCAGATCATGAAAGAATACGCCAAGGAGGCCAAGATCAAGATCATTTTACCGGGATACGTAGAAAATATGGCGGAGATGATGCAGGCCTGCGATGCGATTTTAACCAAGCCGGGCGGCCTGACCATGAGCGAGGTGCTGGTGTGCGGGCTGCCGATGATCGCCTACGACCCGGTGCCCGGGCAGGAAACGGCTAACCTGCGCTTTTTAACCCAGCACGGCGCGGCGCGGCATCTTAAATCCTGCAGCCAAATGAAGCAGATGCTGGAGGATGTGTTGTTTAACGAGGAAACGCGCAGGTCGATGCGGGAGGCCTGCCTGCGCATCAGCTGTCCTAAGGCGGGGCAGATCAGCGCCGAAAAGATGGCGGCGCTGGTAGAGGAGGTAGAGGAATGA
- a CDS encoding glycosyl-4,4'-diaponeurosporenoate acyltransferase CrtO family protein yields the protein MTLIWNLVIWATFGAVCAFIGAVLPEKWFDHDSLLAPPTAKWEQGGGIYSRVFRIHYWKDFMPDLGSMISIVMPKQKLDTEVRHQEDADEKAYLRRFVIETRRAEAVHWIILVSGFFYRIWNDSLLISGIMSLLTIVTNLPFIMIQRFNRPRLVRLIKLTGRRKTKKREEPTAVET from the coding sequence ATGACCCTGATCTGGAACCTGGTGATCTGGGCCACTTTCGGTGCTGTCTGCGCCTTTATAGGCGCGGTGCTGCCGGAAAAGTGGTTCGATCACGACAGCCTGCTGGCGCCGCCCACTGCCAAGTGGGAACAGGGCGGCGGGATCTATTCCAGGGTCTTTCGCATTCACTACTGGAAGGATTTTATGCCGGACCTGGGGTCGATGATCAGCATTGTGATGCCCAAACAAAAGCTGGATACAGAGGTACGTCACCAGGAGGATGCGGATGAAAAGGCCTATCTGCGCCGCTTTGTCATTGAGACGCGCAGGGCTGAGGCCGTGCATTGGATCATATTGGTATCCGGCTTTTTTTACCGGATCTGGAATGACAGCTTGCTGATCAGCGGGATCATGAGCCTGCTCACCATCGTGACCAACCTGCCCTTTATCATGATCCAGCGGTTCAACCGTCCGCGGCTGGTGCGGCTGATCAAGCTGACCGGCAGGCGAAAGACGAAAAAAAGGGAAGAGCCTACAGCGGTGGAAACCTAA
- a CDS encoding lytic transglycosylase domain-containing protein, with protein sequence MTLWILGIALCAVMVIVGFSKPYQRRLYPLRFEEQIVACADEFQVDPYLVAAIIKCESGFDEDARSGKGAMGLMQLMPTTADWIAEKLSMPAPDEAQLLTADTNIRLGCWYIKYLLTLYDGDITLAAASYNAGRSRVLSWLEDPAYSDDGKTLKAIPFKETEEYVKRVKNAYEQYQILYQL encoded by the coding sequence GTGACCTTATGGATATTGGGCATCGCGCTATGCGCGGTCATGGTGATCGTGGGCTTTTCCAAGCCCTACCAACGCAGGCTCTATCCGCTCCGCTTTGAGGAGCAGATCGTCGCGTGCGCCGATGAGTTTCAGGTAGACCCCTATCTGGTGGCGGCGATCATCAAATGCGAGAGCGGGTTTGATGAGGACGCCCGCTCCGGCAAAGGGGCCATGGGGCTGATGCAGCTGATGCCGACGACCGCGGACTGGATCGCCGAAAAGCTTTCCATGCCCGCTCCGGACGAGGCACAGCTGCTAACGGCGGATACCAATATCCGCCTGGGCTGCTGGTACATCAAGTACCTGCTGACCCTTTATGATGGGGATATCACTTTGGCCGCGGCCTCTTATAATGCCGGGCGCAGCCGCGTGCTCTCTTGGCTGGAGGACCCGGCGTACAGCGACGATGGCAAGACCCTGAAGGCGATCCCTTTTAAGGAGACCGAGGAATATGTTAAACGCGTTAAAAACGCTTATGAACAATATCAGATCCTATATCAGCTCTAA
- a CDS encoding peptide ABC transporter substrate-binding protein — translation MPKAIWKRMALVMTCALLLVCGCAPQQATPSTSAQAPSPSPTPGPESGVLPLTLGTLPDTLDPAKASSQNDAIYCLQLFEGLTSVDAAGDIVPGIAQDWTISEDQLTWTFSLREANWSDGTPVTAQDFVYAWQRAADPGTQAQHAYLIRQFIKNGSEVNDGTLPVTDLGVQADGERTLVVTLKQPYAGFDAVVALPLFLPLRQDMVDSGDRWAREGESLLCNGPFVLDSWEKDRSLVLLKNSAYYAAETVLPQKLDFAMITDDQQALTAFTSRQILISRLYPIEKTGVLAQAGMLQRYPQISTAFLSFNCSAAPFDNTLVRKALALAIDREKLCSDALFGAVSPAGGYIPAGVRDLASGNDFRSDGGDLFPVDSEQAEASIQQAQQLLAQAGYPEGNGLPEIELIYLEDMNPAALQAVQAMWEDNLGLQVALVPKSLEAFSQARREGTFQVCLTGWAGDYGQPSEFFDLFLTDSVYNSAKWSNADYDSAIATAKETADAAAAMQAYHAAENILLEDAAISPLFFYNEQVLVDPAVQGLVVSPAGYHYYKFVSVE, via the coding sequence ATGCCCAAGGCTATATGGAAACGGATGGCGCTGGTCATGACCTGTGCCCTCTTGCTGGTGTGTGGGTGCGCCCCACAGCAGGCAACGCCTTCCACCTCTGCCCAGGCCCCTTCCCCCTCGCCCACGCCCGGTCCGGAGAGCGGCGTTTTACCCCTGACGTTGGGCACGCTGCCCGATACGCTGGACCCGGCCAAAGCAAGCAGCCAGAACGATGCCATTTATTGCCTTCAGCTATTTGAAGGGCTGACCAGCGTGGACGCTGCGGGGGATATCGTGCCGGGCATCGCACAGGATTGGACGATCAGCGAAGATCAGCTGACCTGGACGTTTTCACTGCGCGAGGCCAACTGGTCCGATGGCACACCCGTCACGGCGCAGGATTTCGTTTACGCCTGGCAGCGAGCCGCTGACCCCGGGACCCAGGCTCAGCACGCCTATTTAATCCGCCAGTTTATCAAAAACGGTTCCGAAGTCAACGACGGCACCCTTCCCGTCACCGATCTTGGCGTTCAGGCCGATGGCGAGCGTACGCTGGTCGTTACATTAAAGCAGCCCTATGCCGGGTTTGACGCCGTCGTGGCCCTGCCCCTCTTTTTACCGCTGCGGCAGGATATGGTAGACAGCGGCGATCGTTGGGCACGCGAGGGCGAATCCCTCCTATGCAACGGGCCGTTCGTCCTTGATTCCTGGGAAAAGGATCGCTCTTTGGTGTTGCTTAAAAACAGCGCGTATTATGCCGCGGAAACTGTGTTGCCCCAAAAGCTGGATTTTGCCATGATCACCGATGATCAGCAGGCCTTGACCGCTTTTACCAGCCGGCAGATTCTTATCTCGCGCCTCTATCCCATCGAAAAAACCGGCGTGCTGGCACAGGCGGGTATGCTGCAGCGCTATCCGCAGATCAGCACCGCGTTTTTAAGCTTTAATTGCAGCGCCGCACCCTTTGATAACACCCTGGTGCGCAAGGCCCTTGCGCTGGCTATCGACCGGGAGAAGCTCTGCAGCGATGCGCTGTTTGGCGCAGTCTCCCCCGCGGGAGGCTATATCCCTGCCGGGGTCCGCGACCTTGCCAGCGGTAACGATTTTCGCAGCGATGGCGGCGATCTATTTCCCGTGGACAGCGAACAGGCCGAAGCCTCCATCCAGCAGGCGCAGCAGCTTTTAGCCCAAGCCGGATATCCGGAAGGAAACGGTCTGCCCGAGATCGAATTGATTTATCTTGAGGATATGAATCCTGCGGCTCTACAGGCCGTACAGGCGATGTGGGAAGATAACCTGGGGCTTCAGGTCGCCCTCGTTCCAAAATCGCTGGAAGCCTTTTCTCAGGCCCGCAGAGAGGGCACCTTCCAAGTTTGCCTTACCGGATGGGCTGGCGACTATGGGCAGCCGTCGGAATTCTTCGACCTGTTTTTGACCGATAGCGTTTATAACAGCGCCAAATGGTCTAACGCCGATTATGATAGCGCCATCGCCACGGCAAAAGAAACGGCGGATGCCGCGGCTGCAATGCAAGCCTATCATGCTGCGGAAAACATCCTTCTGGAAGATGCGGCCATTTCTCCGCTGTTCTTTTATAATGAACAGGTACTGGTGGACCCGGCCGTGCAGGGTTTAGTCGTCTCTCCCGCCGGATACCATTACTATAAGTTCGTATCGGTCGAATAA
- a CDS encoding Rid family detoxifying hydrolase, producing the protein MKAFLTNRGPKAIGPYSTAMIHGGLAYLSGMLPIDPATDTLAADDVQAAARQALQNIATVLEEMGSGMERCVKVTVYMRDMDDFAAVNTIYQQYFGPDYPARSAVQVARLPMDAPLEIEVIAALDAE; encoded by the coding sequence ATGAAAGCTTTTTTGACCAACCGCGGGCCCAAAGCCATCGGCCCTTATTCTACCGCCATGATTCACGGCGGGTTGGCCTATCTTTCAGGCATGCTGCCCATCGATCCGGCTACCGATACGCTGGCGGCGGATGATGTGCAAGCGGCCGCGCGCCAGGCGCTGCAAAACATCGCAACGGTGTTAGAGGAAATGGGCAGCGGTATGGAGCGTTGCGTAAAAGTAACCGTTTACATGCGCGATATGGACGATTTTGCGGCGGTAAATACCATCTATCAGCAGTATTTCGGGCCGGATTATCCCGCCCGCTCTGCCGTTCAGGTCGCCCGGCTGCCCATGGATGCGCCGTTGGAGATCGAAGTGATCGCCGCGCTGGACGCAGAATAA